The genome window aattcttTGGTATGCAAGCTCATATCAGAACTCTCCTTTCTACTGGAGCCTTTCCGTTgccccggtctcgtgagtcatcgccagaggctcggcctccacgtgatcgttcctcccgtccgaCCTGCgatcgttcttcccgtcctcTACAAGGACGTTCTCTATACcatcttgtagatgaaagtttaTTAGATGGTGATGATGTTGTATAAAACATCCCTTGACCAACACtttgatatactttgaactagactaatagaactagttttgaattggattgaacaattttgaacttgttgtaattacttagtttttgcttggttttggattgtgatgtttaattgaactttaatttgttagttttaaagtattaattggatgtttggttgttgttgttggatgtttggttggatttgtggtgaattagggGTTGTATAAGGTAAATTGGTGGTTATTAGATGTTAATTGGGTTATTAGTATGCTATTTTTATTTGGCAGAtggtgtagctaccaaaacaggcattttctgccaaaattaatcccagaaaaccgaccaaccttggtcggtaactaataaaaaaaatttaaattgcaaattaccgaccaatgttggtcggttaatgcaccttgaattcccaaaaattcaacattaccgaccaactttggtcggtaagttgTCTGCCctgtccagattaccgaccaacgttggtcggtatttttaaattttaattatttataaaaaaaatattttccaataccGGCCAAAATTAGTCGGTAAGCAAAGTTAATAAATTTAAaacaccgaccaactttggtcggtaaaattaaattattaaaataacattccgaccaatgttggtcggtaagtCAATTAAACTGTCAGATTGTCGTGTAGAgcataccgaccaatgttggtcggtaatttccgaccgactttggtcggtatgctcttccgaccttcaaaataccgaccATATATTAATGGTAGcattttggacggttattggccattaccgaccgaCTTTGGACAGTTTTTGTAGACGGTTGttcccgaatttctagtagtgacacttagtcctgaatttgAAATTAGCAACTCAAAAATTCAAGACACTAAGTCCTGAATTTCCAAATTCAGGATACTTAGTCCTGATGTTTGGGTGAgttggctaatctttaaatatattgtaaattgtggatatattttaaatagagGACTTAAAAGTGGCTATTGATGCACTTCGCTCTAGCTAGGATCCATTGTAATTTTAGTTTCGAATTGGGCTAATAAACTAGAAGTCTAGAACCAAGAAAGATGGCCCAGGATATCTTTTAATTACATTACcgacaaatcatcaaaatactcaGGAATTTGCAATTTTCGTGTTTGTTTATGCAATGTCGTTACATTCTTGTAAAGTAGGTATTTTCCCTATTACTGGCATCTTTTATTATATGCATGGAGGATCTCATGGTGAATTCATGAGCTGAAACGGGTCGAAATATACCATTCTCAGATGAATGCATCAGCTGGGTGATTTGTTTGCCCAGAGATGCACTCTCTAAAAAATCGATAATCAAGAAATTTGTGATGTCACAACCAGAGGATACCTAGGATAAACATTCACAAGATTAGTTAACAGTCATTACATGGTTAAGAACCTATAAACTTTAAATCTTGGATCCGTCTCAGACCATAATAGGTGAATCATAGAGAAAAAGTAAGAAATAATGAAAGTTCCATGGATGCTTTAATTCACTTTGTTCCACGGGTAAGTTAACAATCATAGAGTTATGTAGCAATGGCGACAAGTTGTTGTTGCCTATTGTTGGATTCTTTCAACATAGCGTTGGGTTTTATTCTAGCTCTATAGAGAGAGAGAGGTCAACGTCCAAAAGGATTAGTTTAATTTATGGAAAGGCGAATATAACATCATTTTTTCTATTACCTTTGTAATCTTCTAATACCATCGTCTAATCATCCCATTTACAACTTGAAGAAATTGATACAGAGATGAAGCTTCACTGCTAGATCAATGGAGCAGTGGATTAGGGTACATACAGAGATGAATATTCTAGAATCTGAGATAGAGAATGAAGAAGATAAAGATATTTTCTTATATCTCTAAGCGTACATATGACAACCTTTTATAGACTAATATAACGTTGTATTCTCATGTGCACTACATGTGCAATTAACCACCTCCAATAGTAATCACTAACTCTAACAACTTAACAGACTCTAACAGTAATTAGGCAAGCTAAGTCTCTATTATTTcaatactccccctcaagctggagggtgGAATACATCGAGCACTCCAAGCTTGGATAGAAGGAACTGATGCTGAATAGTCCCTAGAGCCTTAGTCAGTAGATTTGCCAATTGATTTTTGGTGTTGACATGTTCAGGCACTATCAGCCTTCTTTGATCATGCCTCTTACAAAGTGACAATCGATTTCAATATATTTCGTTATTTCATGATAGATAGGGTTGGAGGCAATCTGTATAGCTACTTTGTCGTCACAGAACAACTTTACAGGTGTAGTTACAGACACATTTAGTTCTTTTAACAGCCATGTTATCCAAATTACCTCTAAAACTGCAGCTTCCATGCTCCTATATTCTGCCACTGCTGAGCTTCGACTCACAGTGTGCTACTTCTTTGACTTCCACGATATGATAGAGTCCCCTAGTTTTACTATGTAGCCAGTCACAGATCTTCTAATATTTGGGCAGGCTGCCCAATCACTGTCACAAAATACAGTCAGTTGTGTGCAAGGATTATTCTTTAGAAAAATACCTTGACCAGGTGACCCTTTCAAATATCTAACTAGCCTGAGTGCCGCCTCCCAGTGTGAAGCTTTAGGTTGTTGCATGAATTGGCTTAGAACCTGTACAACAAAACTGATGTCAGGTCTAGTGATCGTTAGGTAGAGCAGTTTTCCAATGAGCTTCTGATAAGGAGTGGCATCTGGAAGTACAGGATCTGTAATGCCCCCCACATGTGCATCATAATCCACAGTGGTGAACCTGGCATTTGCTTCCAAGGGTGTGTTCACTGGCTTTGCTCCACTCAAGCCAACATCAGAGATTAACTCAAGAGTGTATTTTATCTGATTGAGTAGTATGCCATCATGTGATATCAATACCTCAATTCCTAGGAAGCTCCTCAGTTCACCTAGGTCCTTGACTTTGAAATTATTGTGCAATGTGCTCTTTGCTTGGTCAATTAGCCTCCTACTGTTCCCAGTAATAAGTAGATTATCTACATACACTAGGACAATAACTAGTTCTTCACCTTCCTTCTTTGTAAACAAAGAATGATCATATAGACTTTGAATGTATTTGGCTGCTTGTAGAGCATCTGTAAGTTTGATACTCCACTATCTAGAGGCTTGTTTTAAGCCATATAATGACTTGAGCAGCTTGCATACTTTATACTCCCCTGCTTTTCAAACCCTTAAGGAAAATCCATATAGACCTACTCTAATAGGTCACCTTGTAGGAAAGCATAATTTACATCCATATAATACAGAGGCCAATTCCTTGAGGCTGCAACACTGATTAATGTCCTTACAGTCACCATTTTAGCAATTGGTGAGAATGTTACAGTTTCACAGAACGGACCAAGTTACAATCCCctcagtgcatgcccacacgcccgtcacctagaatgtgcgtcacctccaaaataatcacatgatacaaaatctagggtttcataccctcaggaccagatttaaaactgttacttacctcaaaccgtgaaattcttattccgctaagcctttgcctcgtgaattggcctccaaacgcttcgaatctagccacaaataattcgattcgatcaataaaattaattagaattaattccataagaaaattctaaaattccataaaaagtcaaaatttagctcaaaaatcgcccgtggagcccacgtctcggaacccgacaaaagttacaaaatatgaacgtccattcaaccacgagtccaaccatacaaattttactcaaatccggcatcaactcgaccatcaaatctacaaattaaaccaagagggttttcacaacttttcaacttaattcaccaattaaatattaaaaacaaccatggattcgggtaatttaaccaatattgagttaataaTACTTATcccgttattttccttgaaaaactcccaaaaatcgCGTCTACCCGAGCTCCAATCCATCAAAAatggtcccattttcagaacttaaactcactgcccaggcttttcttcttctcgaacacggtcagtgcctcgcatttgtgaagcaaaattgttcccgtccaaattcctccttcgcgaatgcgacatcaccctcgcattcACGAAGCACAAAGTGCCCTACCTTAATGCCTTTTACGCGAACGCCTTCAACCAATCGTGCAtgcgatgcttcgttccccctcactacgcgaacgcgacaccccctacgcgaacgcgtagaccaattgcctggggtcatcagctgcttcctttcttcttcgcgaacgcataacaCCTCTCACGTTcgtgatgcacacccagtccacccttcgcgaatacgttattctcttcgcgaacgtgaagagcaaatactaccagcctctcagttcctcttcacgAACACAATGatggaaaccagatggtgcatcagaagaATTCCAACAGAGTTCCAAGtacaaaatccaacccgttaaccatccgaaacttacccgaggcccccgggacctcaaccaaatacaccaacaggtcctaaaacatcatacgaacttagtcgaatcctcaaatcacctcaaacaacatcaaaacgacgaatcgcacctcaaatctaaatctatgaactttaaacttttaaattctatatcttgtgccgaaacacatcaaatcaatctggaatgacttcaaattttacacacaagccaTAAATAACATGATGGAGGTATCacattttcagaattggattttgaccccgatatcaaaaagtcagcccctggtcaaacttcccaaaaatttaactttcggcatttcaagccatattccactacggacctcaaaataattttccgggcacgctcctaagtccaaaatcaccataaggaactattggaatcatcaaaattcaagtacgaggtcgtttacacataagtccacatccggtcacttttctaacttaaattttttaattatgagtgtctcatttcactccgaatttcctccggacccgaatcaactaaaccgataagtcataaatcaactgtaaggcataaattgagaagtaaatgggggaaacggggttgtaatactcaaaactatccgtcgggtcgttacagttattGTCTAAAAATGGGTTAAAGTTGTTTAAGAAGACATGTTTTGGGCATTTGCTGTCCCTGCCCAAAATATATATCCAAAATCAGGCAATTCACATTCTCATGAAATATGAATTGAATGCATTAGAATCTGATTTTGTTACAGCAGAGATAAAAGGTGAGAGACTAAACTTTGGGTTGAGGGAGTTTGCCCTTATCACTGGTCTTAGATGTTCGGAAGTAACGGACTTTGGTTACACAATTAAGTATGACAGTAAAATAATGAGGAGCTATTTTCCGAACAAGGAAAAAGTTGAGAAGTCATACTCGAAACAAATTGTAACCAACCGTAGTTGGGTGAATCATGAGGATGCAGTCAAGTTGTGTATTCTCTATCTGATAGAATTCTTCCTGTCCTTCAGAGAAATATAATGGTTTGATAGACCATTTTAGGTTCTACTTGGTGGACTCGGGGCAGTATGCGAATTTCGCATGAGGTATCGAAGCTTATACACAATTGCTTCAGTCCGTTAGGCACAAGCTCAACACTTCTGTGCATTTGTATCTCATTCGAGGTTTTGCACTCGCTATGCAAATATGGTTGTATGAGTGTTGCTCTACAGTCAACACTGATATAGCTACAAGGATTAGTAATTCGATCCCCCGCATACTTAACTGGACAGCTAGTAAGGACAAGATATGGATATCTGCAATGGAAGATAGAATGATCAAACCATCATGGATCAAGGTAAATATTTTTTACTTCTGGACAGACAATTTAATACATATTATctatatattttatacatattatgACTAGGTCCCTCACATTTTTTCCTCTCAGTTCACCAACATGCTTGGGGCCCCAGTAGAGCTTTCAAGAATGAATTTGCTAGACAAAGTTGAATACATCCTTGAAGAAACAGAAGCAAAGGACGAGCATCCGACAGATGCTCCATCTCCATTTGGACATAAGCAGGCAATGGGAATAGATGACAAGAAAGATACTgtgaaacaataaaaaaaatttaagaaaagatGTTGATAAGGTAACCTATTAAGATAATCCTTGCtggtttctttaatttatgttatgcaAATTATTTCTTTAACTTTTTCAATTTTAATATGTAGGTCGGTTCAGACCTTGGAACCTTCAAGAAAGAGGTATATTCTTGATTTTTAgtcttctttatatatatatatatatatatatatatgtaagccACTAATTGTTAGATACATTATAACAATTTTTCGTTCTTTAGGTTTTTGAAGAACTAGGTAGCATTCGATTGCTACTCAATGATTCCATCAAGTCTGTGTTATAGGCAATTGAGGCTAAAGTTTCATTCGAAATATATTCATGTTGGACAATAAGTTTTACCATGTTTATGTTTATAATAGTATTCATAAAGTACATAGCCTAACAAATTCCCAATGCTGTTTACCGGTAGTTCTACGAAAAATGATGAGCattacaaagaaaagaacaaacaaCAGAATCTGGGCAGTAGTGCCAAACCAGTGTTGGCCAGcaatagtaaaataattttttttaacaattataaCACAATTTGATGACTACTAATCTACATTATATTTACACTATATCTACAATATATCTACATATAGCCTAAATTACCAATAACTACAAACAAATAATCTACATTCTATTTTCAATTGTTCTCTTAGATACATGACACATGTCTGACATTCAAAATGAGGAGAATGTTCCTGTAGGTGTTgacttatgtcacgacccaaattctaacatgtcgtgatagcgcctatctcgaaactaggcaagccgaaaatctcaggaaagccacaatttcttttaagtttgaaaatataatatttaaataaaatccacAAATCTTACAAATACCGATACAACCACTACCAtgacctggtgtcactgagtacatgagcatctaatgtgaatacaagtctggaaacaACGGTCTATGATAGTcttagaccaaatacagtaacaaggagatagggaaggagagacaaggtctgcgaaacacgacatctacctctaaatctccagaaaatcaactatgtgagagaatcaacacccgctatgtccgggaacacctggatctgcacactaagtgcagggtgtagtatgagtacaaccaactcagcaagtaacaataataaataagaaattgaagatagtgacgagctacacagttatagttcactttcagtaattccagcaaagaatagacatactttcaaatccaacagtttaagtcaaatcagttttatacagttcatgttcatgtaatccggatatggAATCTTTcaaagaatttcacaacaatgacagatagcaactaaatgcaacaacaaatgaaaagcaagtacaacctctcagggaaacagtcactcaactcgtcacaacagctcaaccactcggctctcagccctcaacactcacgctcaatgggtacccgcgctcattaggtgtgtacagactccgaaggtgCTCCTACAGATCAAGCGccataattcgcacggacaattcacgtgctgcacggacaactcacgtgccataatatcctttcCTCAccccctcggccttactcagtcctcaacctctctagtctctcgggctctcgaaaatcacaaagatcagcccaaacaaagataacatagtgaatcaacaaatatcaagaaagactgaggtatgatgcaCAAGTAAAATCTTGaccgagtacaagacaacaattagcaaataattcaacaagtacgcgacctctgtgggtcccaacagtactatcacatagcataagcatgatttttaacatgatttacagtcaaatttctttaacacaaaaagagcatataactaacaacaagttattcgactttacagtttcacgggacggaccaagtcataatcccttcggtgcacgcccacacgcctgtcatctagcatgtacgtcacttccaaaataatcacatgacacaaaaattcgaggtttcataccctcaggacgagatttataactgttacttacctcaaaacgtgaaattctttactctgctatgcctttgcctcacaaattggcctctgaatgcctcgaatctagtcacaaataattcgttttagtcaataaaatttattggaattaattcatatgaaaaatataattttcccataaaaatccgaaatttagcgcaaacattgcccgtggggcccacgtctcggaacccgacaaaagttacaaattctgaaagcccattcaaccacgagtctacccatatcaattttaccaaaatccatcctcaactcgaccctcaaatctacaatttaaaccaagagggtttttctaatctttccaacttaattcacccattaaatgttaaaaacaaccatggattcgggtaatttgatcaataatgagttaagaacacttaccccgttgttttccttgaaaatctcccaaaaatcgcctcttcccgagctccaattcgtcaaaaatggcattttcaaaacttaaactttctgtccagacctctcttctttgcgaacgcgacaggtcccttgcgttcgcgaagcacaaaatcgtgCTACCCAACATTTTCTCTCCacgaacgcgagacactgctcgTGAACGTGATGCTTTACGgagctcttcttcgcgaacgcgaaggcaaaaatccaTGCCAACtattttcccttcgcgaacgcgatacccaagCGCGAATGCGATGAATAACTCtgctcctctttgcgaacgcgagggct of Nicotiana tomentosiformis chromosome 7, ASM39032v3, whole genome shotgun sequence contains these proteins:
- the LOC108945951 gene encoding uncharacterized mitochondrial protein AtMg00810-like, which gives rise to MVTVRTLISVAASRNWPLYYMDVNYAFLQDALQAAKYIQSLYDHSLFTKKEGEELVIVLVYVDNLLITGNSRRLIDQAKSTLHNNFKVKDLGELRSFLGIEVLISHDGILLNQIKYTLELISDVGLSGAKPVNTPLEANARFTTVDYDAHVGGITDPVLPDATPYQKLIGKLLYLTITRPDISFVVQVLSQFMQQPKASHWEAALRLVRYLKGSPGQGIFLKNNPCTQLTVFCDSDWAACPNIRRSVTGYIVKLGDSIISWKSKK